The Deinococcus aquaticus genomic interval TCTTCCCGTGGGGCGCGTACCGGCAATCCTGCGATGCTGACAGCGGCCGTGACGGCCCTGATCGTGCTCGGGGCCGGTGGGTACTACGCGTACAGCGCGTTCCTGAAACCCTCGCCGGTCAGTGCGGCCCCGGCAGTGCCGGTCGCAGCTGAGCCGACCCCAGCCCCGGTGGTGACGGTCCGCCTGAGTGTCAGCAGCGTGCCCAGTGGCGCGCAGGTGTACCTGGATAACCGCGACCTGGGCGTCACGCCCGTCAAGTCCTTCCCGGTCGACGCCCGCACGAACGCGCAACTGCGCGTGGAATTCACGGGCCGCGCCCCCCTGAAGCAGACAGTGGACCTGAGCCGCAGCCGCAACCTGCGCGCGCAACTGAACCCGGCCAGCAGCACCCTGACGGACCTGGTGGCCAAACGGGCCGCCGATCAGGCAGCGGCCGCCCGAGCCGCCGCGAAACCGGCCGCCAGGCCAGCAGCCGGCACCACCAACGGCACGACACCTGCCGGAACCGATCCCACCACCCAGCCCTCCGCCACGCCTCCCGCCGCAGCGGCGAAACCGGCGGCCACCCCGGCAGCTCAGGCGGTCAACGTCACCTTCACCGGCGCCGCCTGGACCCGCGTGACCGACGGCTCGGGCCGCGTGCTGTTCGAGGGCACCCCGCCCGCCGGGAGCGTCAAGGGCTTCCCGAAAGGCGTGACGATCCGCACCGGGAACGCCGGGGTCGTGAAGGTCAGCGTGAACGGCGCGGCCGCCGCCAGCCTCGGTCAGGCCGGGCAGGTCGTGACCCGCCAGTTCTGATCCATCCGAGCGGATGAACAGACGCAGTCCGCATCAGGGGGCGCCCCACGGGAACGGGTGCGCCCCCGCTGCTGTCCAGGCCCGGGGTACGACCCGGCGCGCGGCCTGAACAGGCAACCCCTCCAGGCCGCTCCGGCTGCCGGCGCATGGCGTAGATTGTGAGGACTGTGACTCCCTCTCCCCTGCCGCCGGCGACCTCCTCACCCAACGCTTTCCAGTACGCCTGGCGGAGTCCCTGGGTGCGCCTGATCGTCTTCCTGACGACCGCCTACCTGATGTACGCCCTGAGCGGGCAGATCCGCTCGGTGCTGGTCGATTTCGCGGTGGCCTTCCTGATCGCCTACCTGGCCAATCCGCTACTGAACTGGCTGGAGCGCGGGCGGGTCAAACGCGGCCTGGGCGTGTTCTTCGTGGTGCTGGTCTTCACGGCCCTGCTGAGCCTGGCGGGCGTCCTGCTGGCGACGGTATCCGGGCAACTCGTGACGCTCCTGCAGAAACTCCCGGAGCAGATTGGCACGCTGGGCGACACCCTGGACCGCATGACCCGCTGGCTGACGGGCCTGGGCGTGCCGGGCCTGGGCGACACGCGCGCGCAACTGATCGACGCGGCGCAGAAGTACGTGCAGAACCTCGGGGAGAACCTCATGCCGATCCTGCAACGCGGCCTGAGTTCCACCGGGTCGCTGCTCAGCGGCCTGCTGTCCATCGGGGGCGTGGTGGGGCAGGTACTGCTGATCCTGCTGCTGAGCATCTACCTGATGCTCGATTACAGCCGCGTGAACGCCACCCTGCTGGGCCTGTTCCCGCGACCCTGGCAGCCGCGCGTGCTGGAGGTCAGTGACCTGATCGGCACAGCAGTCGGCGGGTACGTGCGCGGGCAACTGGTGATCGCCACGTTCATCGGGGTGTTCGTATGGCTGGGGCTCACGATCATCGGCATTCCCAGCGCGGCGGCCATCGGGTTCCTGGCGGGTGCGTTCAACATCGT includes:
- a CDS encoding helix-turn-helix domain-containing protein, whose protein sequence is MSFGAALKQARETQGLTTQDVALRTKIRGDYLKALEEGNTSLLPERTFARSYLQRYARELSLDPAPLLAEFDRSVPADASQTLRGPAFKGATGAATTTGGSASSRGARTGNPAMLTAAVTALIVLGAGGYYAYSAFLKPSPVSAAPAVPVAAEPTPAPVVTVRLSVSSVPSGAQVYLDNRDLGVTPVKSFPVDARTNAQLRVEFTGRAPLKQTVDLSRSRNLRAQLNPASSTLTDLVAKRAADQAAAARAAAKPAARPAAGTTNGTTPAGTDPTTQPSATPPAAAAKPAATPAAQAVNVTFTGAAWTRVTDGSGRVLFEGTPPAGSVKGFPKGVTIRTGNAGVVKVSVNGAAAASLGQAGQVVTRQF
- a CDS encoding AI-2E family transporter — protein: MTPSPLPPATSSPNAFQYAWRSPWVRLIVFLTTAYLMYALSGQIRSVLVDFAVAFLIAYLANPLLNWLERGRVKRGLGVFFVVLVFTALLSLAGVLLATVSGQLVTLLQKLPEQIGTLGDTLDRMTRWLTGLGVPGLGDTRAQLIDAAQKYVQNLGENLMPILQRGLSSTGSLLSGLLSIGGVVGQVLLILLLSIYLMLDYSRVNATLLGLFPRPWQPRVLEVSDLIGTAVGGYVRGQLVIATFIGVFVWLGLTIIGIPSAAAIGFLAGAFNIVPYLGPIIGALPAILLALTLPGALLKILLVVGIFVLANQIEGNFLSPYILSKTTDLHPVTVLVAILVGVSLLGFVGALLAVPTVALGKLLMQKYYYTSRIYNEGP